In Leucoraja erinacea ecotype New England unplaced genomic scaffold, Leri_hhj_1 Leri_563S, whole genome shotgun sequence, one genomic interval encodes:
- the LOC129694167 gene encoding deleted in malignant brain tumors 1 protein-like isoform X2: MLRSFLTLVVLQIWNCRPGDCQADPSESVKLRLVNGGSPCAGRVEVHYKGNWGTVDDGGWDLQDAAVVCRELGCGAAVKAPGGSHFGPGSGPIVTYDVECSGNETALRECKSYPWGHYPFPHSRDAGVICEDHRGPRLVSKDDQCSGRLEVQYGETWGTVCDLAWDMDDANVVCSQLHCGVAVSVPTGAYFGKGTGIVRSDVFECKGNETSLWDCPRSLGTLHCNHTSDVSVICSGECQLWKLIINKHSLYLEDRDEISPFTFIKWL; encoded by the exons GCCGCCCCGGGGATTGTCAGGCGGACCCTTCAG AAAGCGTGAAGTTGAGGCTGGTGAACGGGGGCAGTCCATGCGCCGGGAGAGTGGAGGTTCACTACAAGGGGAACTGGGGGACTGTGGATGATGGCGGCTGGGACCTGCAGGACGCGGCGGTGGTGTGTCGGGAGCTGGGCTGCGGCGCCGCGGTGAAAGCCCCGGGCGGATCTCACTTTGGACCGGGGTCCGGACCCATTGTGACGTATGATGTTGAATGCAGCGGGAACGAGACCGCTCTACGGGAGTGTAAATCATATCCATGGGGGCACTATCCCTTTCCACACTCCCGGGATGCCGGCGTTATCTGCGAAG ATCACAGAGGGCCAAGATTGGTATCCAAAGATGATCAGTGCTCGGGAAGACTGGAAGTGCAGTATGGTGAAACCTGGGGAACCGTGTGTGACCTGGCCTGGGATATGGATGATGCCAATGTGGTGTGCAGTCAGCTTCATTGTGGAGTCGCCGTGTCTGTTCCGACAGGGGCTTATTTTGGAAAGGGAACTGGCATTGTACGGAGCGATGTATTTGAATGTAAGGGTAATGAGACAAGCCTGTGGGACTGTCCGCGTTCTTTAGGAACTCTTCATTGCAACCACACGAGCGATGTCAGTGTGATCTGTTCTGGTGAGTGCCAGCTTTGGAAACTAATTATTAATAAACACTCATTATACTTGGAAGATAGAGATGAGATCTCGCCATTTACTTTTATCAAATGgttataa
- the LOC129694167 gene encoding deleted in malignant brain tumors 1 protein-like isoform X1 yields the protein MDPFAPTSQPHHSTRHTVKSHSLFLISGRPGDCQADPSESVKLRLVNGGSPCAGRVEVHYKGNWGTVDDGGWDLQDAAVVCRELGCGAAVKAPGGSHFGPGSGPIVTYDVECSGNETALRECKSYPWGHYPFPHSRDAGVICEDHRGPRLVSKDDQCSGRLEVQYGETWGTVCDLAWDMDDANVVCSQLHCGVAVSVPTGAYFGKGTGIVRSDVFECKGNETSLWDCPRSLGTLHCNHTSDVSVICSGECQLWKLIINKHSLYLEDRDEISPFTFIKWL from the exons ATGGACCCATTCGCTCCAACATCCCAACCCCATCACTCCACCCGTCACACAGTCAAATCTCATTCTTTATTTCTCATTTCAGGCCGCCCCGGGGATTGTCAGGCGGACCCTTCAG AAAGCGTGAAGTTGAGGCTGGTGAACGGGGGCAGTCCATGCGCCGGGAGAGTGGAGGTTCACTACAAGGGGAACTGGGGGACTGTGGATGATGGCGGCTGGGACCTGCAGGACGCGGCGGTGGTGTGTCGGGAGCTGGGCTGCGGCGCCGCGGTGAAAGCCCCGGGCGGATCTCACTTTGGACCGGGGTCCGGACCCATTGTGACGTATGATGTTGAATGCAGCGGGAACGAGACCGCTCTACGGGAGTGTAAATCATATCCATGGGGGCACTATCCCTTTCCACACTCCCGGGATGCCGGCGTTATCTGCGAAG ATCACAGAGGGCCAAGATTGGTATCCAAAGATGATCAGTGCTCGGGAAGACTGGAAGTGCAGTATGGTGAAACCTGGGGAACCGTGTGTGACCTGGCCTGGGATATGGATGATGCCAATGTGGTGTGCAGTCAGCTTCATTGTGGAGTCGCCGTGTCTGTTCCGACAGGGGCTTATTTTGGAAAGGGAACTGGCATTGTACGGAGCGATGTATTTGAATGTAAGGGTAATGAGACAAGCCTGTGGGACTGTCCGCGTTCTTTAGGAACTCTTCATTGCAACCACACGAGCGATGTCAGTGTGATCTGTTCTGGTGAGTGCCAGCTTTGGAAACTAATTATTAATAAACACTCATTATACTTGGAAGATAGAGATGAGATCTCGCCATTTACTTTTATCAAATGgttataa